GTACAACCATCACAACACtagtgcctgtttttgtaaagaaaGTTCTCGttgggctaggcgcagtggttcacgcctgtaatccctcgggagactgagacaggcagatcacccgagctcaggagttcaagaccagcctggccaacatggtgaaaccctatctctactaaaaaaatacaaaagttagcagggcgtggtgatgggcacctgtaatcccagctacttgggagactgaggcagggagaattgcttgaaccccggaggcagaggttgcagtgagctgagatcgccccattgcactccagcctgggcaacagagcgagagactccgaCTCAAGAAAGTTTTCTTGGAACACAGGTACTCTCATTCCTGTGTTTTGTATGtggctggtgttttgttttgttttgagagagagagtcttaactttgtcatctaggctggagtgcattggtatgatctcgggtcactgcaacctctgcctcccaggttcaagcgattctcctgcctcagcctcctgagtagctgggattacaagtgtgcgccaccatgcccagctaatttttgtaattttagtagagatggggtccccctgtgttgcccaggctggtttcaaactcctgggctcaagtgatctgcccaccttagcctcccaaaatgctaggattacaggtgtgagccacaacacctgacCTGTGGCTGTTTTCTTACTGTAGCGATAGATGAGGAGTTGCTGCATTGCATAGAGATGCTATATTGCACGCAAAGGCTTTACTGACTTCACAAAAGAGTATTTGTCCCAGGTGTAGTGTACTAGATCCCTTCCaatctaattttaatttaaaaatgtccaAATACCCCTGTTTTGAAGGATAAACTCTGTATGCTTGTGCTTATTTTGGAGAAGCCATAAACTTACTTTGTTTTGTACATGATCAGATGTGGGCGCTATCTCCAACTGTCTTTGCACTTCTGAGTAAGAATCTGATGATTGTGCACAGTGACCTGGCTCTTCACTTCCCTGCCATTCAGTATGCTGTGCTCTACACATTGTATTCTCATTGTACCAGGTACTGTATTCAcaaatttttcttaagaaaagaaccccacaaaacattttatttttttaatgggtaGATTTTAAAGATGTATGTTGATTTAACTTTggacttgcttgctttctttgatTAAAGATGAAAAGATAATCTATGCTTTGTCTTTCAGGCATGATCACTTTATCTCTAGTAGCCTCAGTTCTTCCTCTCCTTTGTTTGATGGAGCTGTGATTAGCACTGTAACTACGGCCACAAAGCAACATTTCTCAATTATATTAAATCTTCTGGGAATATTACTTAAGAAAGATAACCTTAACCAGGACACGAGGTAACAGATATTATATAGTATTAACTATTCCTAACTTTGTTAATTTGCCTTTATAATTTGAGAATAAGAAATGTggattacaaaaaatttttaaaaatgtggattatAGAGGTGAGGTAGAGCAGCTTCTTTATTGTCAAACACCTTAtaatttggttttattatttaatctaggctttcttattctttctgaagagaaatacatgaaaaacCTCAATCCCTCACCCCCAGTGTTTCATTGAagaatatatatagatttttaatattctatgcttttttttttttttttgagacggagttttgctccctgcaacctctgcttcccaggtcaagcaattctcctgcctcagcctcccaagtagccgtgattacaggtgcccgccaccacacccagctaatttttgtatttttagtagagatggtgtttcaccatgttgttggccaggctggtcttgaactcctgacctcaggtaagccaccacgcccggcctctttgcTATTATCATGCTGTGTTGGGAGGTTTTCTTAAAAGGCACACAACAATTTTGACAGTAATTtctatagtttcattttttatttttattttttattgtttgagatgTTTGAAAAACCAAGAGAAAACCAATGTAAGAAGACTaggcttttaactttttttgtttttgttcttgttttttttaatgtacagtcAACTGTATATTTTGTGTTTCAGGAAACTGTTAATGACTTGGGCTTTGGAAGTAGCTGTTTTAATGAAGAAGTCCGAAACATATGCACCTTTATTCTGTCTTCCGTCTTTCCATAAATTTTGCAAAGGCCTTTTAGCCAACAGTaagactctgtttttttttttctattttgtttatcagTCCTTAAAAGGGTCTTTGGTAATGGGAGATGGTCATCAATCGAGCTCTTTTCCTGACCTGAAGATGTGTAATCCTCATTTTAATGACAGATATacagtcttgattttttttcattcttagtattagaaaaatgttttgaagTGATTGTCACATTTTTAAGCTTACGTGAATGTTTATAGTTTgcatatacttttacattttctctCAGAAAAAGGTTTGTGTGATGACCCATCAGTTACATTACGTCGGTTTTGTTGAATGTGTCATTTTTCCAAATGTGACAGTCAATGAGGATTCTGGACAAGAACAGTGCCTAGTCTGTGGTAGGCACTCactctttgttgaatgaatgaatggattcagataatTATGACAAACTGGGATATAATTTCTTTTGGCCAGCTGAAAGTAACTGTCTTTTAATGTTTAATAGCTCTCGTTGAAGATGTGAATATCTGTCTGCAGGCATGCAGCAGTCTACACGCTCTGTCCTCTTCCTTGCCAGATGATCTTTTACAGAGGTATGAAattaagatcatgtcttttgacaTTAACCCTAATAACCTGGAAATGTTAACACACCTGCTTTGTCTATTTCGTTCTTTCATAGATGTGTTGATGTTTGCCGTGTTCAACTAGTGCACCGTGGAACTCGTATTCGACAAGCATTTGGAAAACTGTTGAAATCAATTCCTTTAGATGTTGTCCTAAGGTATAACAGTTGTTTTGGAGCAAAGACATTCTGTGATATTTACAGCCTCTACTGGTTGTCTACTTTAGGAGAAGACAGATCACCTGTTAGAGCATTAATGACACATCTTTTATGGCCCTGCTTGCCAGTGATTGAAGTGATGTCAAATAATCAAATTTTGCAAGTctgcaagaaaattaaaaatttttaatgagctTTATAGGCTCACAATAATTAGTATAGAATAACTCATGTAGTgccaaaatatgtttcttagtaGCTCAGATATTTGAAAAACTAAACAGTAATCTTTCATTGTTTTTGATCAAGTTGATTTGGGAGCTTTTAAGAGCCTAAACTTGATCCTTTTGTAATACATAAGCATAATGATTGGGTTTTTATGTTCACATGTTTGATATGCCTCCCTCAAATCCTCTTATGATGTCGGCACATTACCCATCTGAGGTGAATAAAAAAAGGATCTAAAGTTGTAATCACATCTCTGTATCCATTTGAAAGTCTcaattttactatattttcaCCTCCAGTGAGTTAATAAGTAAATAATCCACCTACAGTATGTGCTAACCTTTTAAGCTAAAATATTTTGCATAACAAcaactttattttctgtctacAGCAATAACAATCACATAGAAATTCAagaaatttgccgggcgtggtggctcaagcctgtaatcccagcactttgggaggccgaggcgggcggatcacaaggtcaggagatcgagaccatcctggctaacacggtgaaaccccgtctctactaaaaatataaaaaaattagctgggcgtggtggcgggcgcctgtagtcccagctgctcgggaggctgaggcaggagaatggcatgaacctgggaggcggagcttacagtgagctgagatcgcgccactgcactccagcctgggcgacagagcaagactccatctcaaaaaaaaaaaaaaagaaattcaagaaatttCTTCAGCATTAAGAAGTCACATGAGTAAAGCACCAAGTAATATATTCCACCCCCAAGATTTCTCTGatgttattagttttattttgtatgGGAACTCTCATAGAACAGGGTAAGGCATTTCTTTGACTATTTTATCTGGGAAAGATAATTTTAAGATTCCCTTGACTTTACATGCaattttgaagagaaaatatgtttggGGGTGGCAGAGTATCAAGTAACATTCTTCTCATATGGGTTATTTCAGTTTTCATCAGTAGGAAAATTGCTTTGAAGATAGCATCTGTAGAAACAAAAATGGGCTTTGAAATTGAGTAATGAAATGTGGTTAACAGTTAACTGATGTGATGTCATTAACACTTTGGGGAGTGGGGTCGGGGTGGAGATATTCTAGAGGTGCTTAGTTGCATTGAATGAGTTTCATTCCTGACTGGCATGAGCCATTTACCCTAATCATCCTTCCACACTGTACCTCATCCTGTTAACTATAAAAGACCTCAAAATGAGAGGGGGGGACATAATGCTTCTCAATTTCAtaggttttgcctttttttggagTAGGGAAAATTACAGTTCCTTATTCCCATTccccttgcatttttttttcattattaaaatgaaGTTGTCATTGTCTTTTAAATATGAAACTACTTTTCCCAGGAAGGACAGTTGGTTGGAAAGACTGTTCTATAGCTGCCAGAGACTGGATAAGCGTGACCAGTCAACAATTCCACGCAATCTCCTGAAGACAGATGCTATCCTTTGGCAGTGGGCCATATGGGAAGCTGCACAATTCACTGTTCTTTCTAAGCTGAGAACTCCACTGGGCAGAGCTCAAGACACCTTCCAGACAATTGAAGGTAACTCGCTCAAGCTTTGTGATGTGAATACTTTCAAAGCCTTATTAAgaaataatggatttttaaatctttgttaaaGATTTGAGagtatatgattttttttgaaaaaaaagtcaataatttTCAGGTATGTTTGTTAGAATAAGCTTTCATTGAATAATTGCATTggaaatatgtttgttttttttccaaaacttATGGGAGTTgtgtggaaaatatatatatattttttcccctaaaatgaAAGATCTTTCatgtttggattttttgtttttaaatgatgggTAGACAGAGGATACTTGA
This sequence is a window from Gorilla gorilla gorilla isolate KB3781 chromosome 18, NHGRI_mGorGor1-v2.1_pri, whole genome shotgun sequence. Protein-coding genes within it:
- the LOC101129998 gene encoding serine/threonine-protein kinase SMG1-like isoform X1 — its product is MRCVTAANQVFFSEAVLTAANECVGVLLGSLDPSMTIHGDMVITYGLDQLENCQTRGTDYIISVLNLLMLIVEQINTKLPSSFVEKLFIPSSKVLFLCYHKEKEVVAVAHAVYQAMLSLKNIPVLETAYKLILGEMTCALNDLLHSLQLPEACSEIKHEAFKNHVFNVDNAKFVVKFDLSALTTIGNAKNSLIGMWALSPTVFALLSKNLMIVHSDLALHFPAIQYAVLYTLYSHCTRHDHFISSSLSSSSPLFDGAVISTVTTATKQHFSIILNLLGILLKKDNLNQDTRKLLMTWALEVAVLMKKSETYAPLFCLPSFHKFCKGLLANTLVEDVNICLQACSSLHALSSSLPDDLLQRCVDVCRVQLVHRGTRIRQAFGKLLKSIPLDVVLSNNNHIEIQEICRAWWLKPVIPALWEAEAGGSQGRTVGWKDCSIAARDWISVTSQQFHAIS